The genomic interval ggtgtttttcttttaatttaattataacaaataaattttatttgtaataataatttttaacaattataataatgattttaaaaatataaattatattttttaattagaaataatataataataattttattccacgtatgcgtctgccacatcagcttttttttgacacgtcattaaaaaaatgccaACTCAtgatgatttggactcaaattctgtttgggggactaaaactggggagaaacaaaatggggggactactttcaattttcacctataatagggggaccaaaagtgcaattaagcctaattaTAATGAAAAGTATATGCCCGTGTCACTCCTTAAATAATACATATTGCATGATTAAATtagtcataaattttttttaataaaaataaattagtcatCAAAATATCATATGCAAATATTAGATTGTAAAGTGACTAATATCAATTATTGATGATTAAATGAAGATTGATATTATGTGCACATATATAACTAATCATGTGTGTTCATAATTGAGTCACTTTACATACTTCTCACATTGAAGGAATCAAATTTCATATGCAAAGGcttagtaaataaattaattaactaacaaaataaataagcaTAAATTTCTAGCATAGTTTTGTTGTAAAATTAGGCCTGCTACGTAACCCGATCAACCTCTTTCGATAACAACACCATTTAAacctacaaaataataaattgttatcCAAGATTTACCCAGTTAATAAAACTACAACCATCTTTTTTTTAACCTAtggagagaaaagagaagaaaggaCAAACTTGTTTCAATTGGTATGTGCGGCTTTAAATaagttagaaaaatatttaatattatccAATTAGTAACGTTCTAATTTTGTAACTTAATCTtgaaatattctaaaatattcaACAATTTTCTATgagtatttataaatttaatctaAGACATGTGGACATACATATCTAGCAAGAATCAAGGATACACACTATTATTTGTGCAacttaatttgaatttattttgaaatgatttttattaagaTTATTCGTGAGCTAGACTATTAGACTACAACATTTTTCGTTTTAGGCAAACATTACATGAGCAACGGCTAAACAAATTGTTAACCAAAAAGTACATTAGGCAACACTTCTTGGTtgccaaaatatatattttaactttgGATGTAATTGTAAATAAAGTAACATCTCTTGGTTGATAACGACCATATAAGATTCAatataaatattctaaaaatacatgaaatatataatttactGTTAAAATAGTATATGACTATTATAGTGTCATTGATTAAACTAGTTGACAAATTTTATGATTCGATaactaattttagtttttttgagtTAGGGACCAAAATGACAACATTCTATACTTATAAGGACTACAATTATGGTTTACCCAAACATTGTTGTATTATGAAATAGATTATGCTTCGATAGACAACACATGATGCATAAAATTTTActacacaaaatatttatattcgcTATTTTCcatttaaaataagagaaatcTACTATCCACCCAACATTTAGACATTACACACCtacatttatattaaatttcaatttcgTTGGATGCAGTTCATATACTTTGGAGAAAATTAACCATGAATAATGATCTAGAAGAAGAAAAGTTTCACAATTTCAAGAATGTATTTGCCAATTTGCAAAAGTGATGGACTAATTTGACCGACGCTTATAATTCGAGGACCAATTCGTATATTCACTCATCTTTGACTCTTTAAAACTTGGGTATGAATTGAGAACCTATTAGGCTATTACTTGTGAAAGCACACGTTTAGTGTCGATGCTATTGATGAAGTCTGAACACCATAGGGGGGAGGTTATCACCGACACTTTTGATGAAATGCAAATTTCAATATTCAACATGTGTCAATATTGATGTCCAAAAAAACATCGGCACATTGATTATATTCAATTCactcattttctcaaattattattggtGCGACATGTCAATACAGTGTTGTGTTCATGTCAGTGTCCTTATTTCATAGTTTAGGTTGACTTAATGACAAATTAATACAAAGTTAGGCTCAAGGCCATCTTAAACATTTTGGAGGCTCTGCCCAATCACCTTTCCAAGCTTCATATTCAGATGGTGGTAGTTCCAGGGCTTGTCCATTTGGGACTTTAAATGACAAACTACTATAAGGTTGTTTCTTGCACGTGTGGAATTAATTCTAGTTGCAAAAATGAAACAAGGAAGGCCACTTGAATCCAAGCAATAAGAAAATTACTTTACACATAAAACACTTTGAATTGGGTATAACATATGTGCATCCACAATTTTCAGCTTAAATTCGACTAATTTAGTTCATGAATCGAGTTCAATGAGTTAAAGACCGAGTCGAGAGTCAAACTATTTTCGAGTTGGTTTGATTCATTGTCAGCTCTATAGGCTTCATTTAATCACACATGCTTTTGATAGTGAGTTTGGAATGAAGAGGAACGACAAGAGGATTGAAGACCCAAACTTCCAATATAGAAGAACTCAAAATGAATTGCAGAATGTTTTCAGACGATTTTTGAGGGCATATGTCAAAGCATAAAAACTGGCCAACAACAACCTTATATGCATAAAAACTGGCCAACAACCTTATATGTCAAAGCATAAAGGCATCCAGTCATAATGATATGTACAAACTCATAATACTGACAAAGACACGAACACGAGGCACGACACTGACACATCGAcaccaataataatttgaaaaattgaattaattgaatgtaatgaCCTGTGTCGGTGTTAAACAGCTGACACACCTTCGATCACAAGTCAGTACTAATCTTACCTCACAATCATGAGGAGAAACAAGGCtggaaagtattaagtatcataTCTGAGCATTGGCATTGGAAAAATCAGCCCAACAACCAAGCAGAACCAGAGCTAGCTTTGGATTCTGAATATCCACCATTGAAAAAAGGTTTCACCTGCTTCAACAACTCCAAGTGGTTAGCTACTCTGGCCATTGACAACAACCAATTACACTGCTTGTGCTTCCTGTTATCGTGGTGCTTTCGCTCGATCAAGAAAACTCTGACAAAAGAAAGCCTGATTTCTGTGTTGCCTCTCCTAAAGCCATCAGCAAGGCGTAAGAGGATGGTATTAGCAGATAAATCATCTTCGCCTGTAACAAGGCCAAACATGCCACTGGAAACAATATCAGATTTGAGTTCGTACTGAAGGTGAGGTCCCATTTGGCTTTGACAGGTACATCTGATGAATAATGAGACTCAGTCAAGAACCAAACACGAGTTAAAATCTTCTCCATTTCTTTCCTCTTCATAGTTACTAGTGTTAAACATGTTTAGTTCCCTGCAAATTTGAGgctgtttttgtttttacttcAGACAAATAAAAGACCCCAATTTCGTGGAGactaaaacatatttatttctaGGTACAATTTAGTTGATGCACCCTACATATTTAGCCCTCTATAGTGAAGTCAAAGAACTCTAGTGCCCAACATATGACCCTGCGTTCTTCTTTATAGTAGAATTTCTCCCTTTCCTATCTCTCTGTTTCataaatcatatcaaacatCATAAATCTTTTCACATAATAACACAAACAATAAAGTAGAAGACACTTCAAGCTTCTATAACTATAAGCTTCCTTTATCATCTAACCTCCAAAGTTTAAATTACATTGTTGCATTTAGTCATAACAGCCTTACTTCCTACCACTGGATCAGAATGTGATAAGTCAGTTAAACATAGAAATACTCAGTTAAACAAAAACTTGAAGCTATACCTAATTCCATAACAAAGTCCTATCAACTCTATAACACCTACACCTCTGATGGAAAGCGTGTTCCGGTAACCGACACTTTGactatattcaattattattatataaacacCAAAGAAAATACAGCAGAAATGCAAGTAGCGGAAATAAAGCAGAAATGGTGCAATATGttttaaagaagaaaagaaaaatgaccAAATTCAATTCAAAACTGAGTGGTTCCTCTTACAATTGTGGGATCCTGGTGGCAACAAGAAAATGAGAGTAATAGCTCATTTGGTGGGATACAGCTCCTTTGGGGGGATACACGTGTCAATAATCTATATATCAGCATGTTGGAAGAGGGTGACAGCACCTCAATTTAAATGAGCGTGTGAAGGGAAGAGCGAAGGTTGTTTTGAAGAGGGATGTATTGTTAGGACTTAGATAAAAGAGAATTAGTTAGTAAAAGTAGTTAATTGGTTGAGGTTGTTATAAGTAGTAAAACACTTATGTTTGTTGGTGATCATTTTCCCTTCCTATCCTAAGTGTACATGAAACCTATAAATAAAGGTTCCATCCCTTATGAAAAGAACTTTTTATCAACTTTAGAAACTGTGTAAACCATTGTAGGAAATTTAACAGAATAATTAACTATATAAGCGAAGAATCGAGAAATTGTATACCTGGGAAAGATTGATCGAATGAGagagtaaaaaacaaaaattgaaatgcGGTGAGCGTGGATCGAACACGCGACCTTCAGATCTTCAGTCTGACGCTCTCCCAACTGAGCTATCCCCGCATATATGAAGTTATCGCCGCATATTCTACCACTAGATCACTGATGCTTTTTGTTGTAACCTTTCTAAGCGTCTCCAACTAGTTTCGTTTTCATGTATACTAAAGACTGGAATTGAGGCATATCCAACGTCTGTTCAACTTTTTCCTTCAAATTAGTAAAAACGTTTGCTTCTTGCAAATAAACTTTGTGGGTTGCATGTCACTCATCTCAATTGAGCTTGCAAATTGACAAATTCATGAGACTTTTAGTTGTACTCTGAAACAAGTTTGAGCAATCCATTTTTCTTAagtcaaaatggattagaataaacttattaaagacaaaaatagtgtattaataattaaaattgactagaataaatctagtaaatatcaaaatgtctaaaaaattttaatttattgaaagTAATGTATAAATTAcgcgaactacattgactaagaaatAAAACGGACTAGAATGAACGTTGTAAAGACAAAGATgatctaaaatcttaatccattaaaaCTTGTGCAATTATTACATTGCATCAAAACCAAAAatgattagaataaacctattaatgaccaaaataacctaaattctTAATCTATTGAAACTAATGtacttattagacaaactagATTGACTAAGCacctaaatggattaaaataaacgTAGTAAAGACCCAAATGACCAAAATCCTTAATCCAATTAAACTCGTGCAGTTATTGGACGAATCACATTGCCTTAGAATAAACCAATTAAAgaccaaataaaaataaagcacTAAGTCCAAAATAGGGCTTGCAAATCATCCTTTGGTACTGGGACTAAGCATTAGTCACCTTTAGCTGctaatgtatataaaaaataaaaatggtgaGATAAAATCACAGTGAgttctaaaaataaaaggaggggtagttttaaaatatttctttcataaATATCCAAAAAACATGAAAACATTATGCATCTCATGCTAAAGCTCTCAGTTTCAATGTTCACAAAAGGTTAACTAAAACGTTCTTTCtttcttaataattttgaaaaatatatgcatgatctcaaatattttccttGGAATATGGAAAATTCGTCCAATTATCTTAATGTGGGTCCTCAAGTTAATTGAGATCTGATTGATAAAGGTGGTCCGGTCAAACTCAACCAATGTCCTGATTATTCTCATTTACCTGTTATTCTAATTAAAAAGAATGCAATGCGCTTGAGATGTTATGTATGTAATGcctttttaatttcatgaaTGCAATGTATCATTTATCCATAACACTTATAAATAACTTAacaatatattgaaaatcaagtggAAATGAAATCCTAAATCCTTGAGCAAAAGCTGGAACTAGAGGCAAACATAGCCAGATGTAGAACTCCTGACCAGAGGTAGTGCATTGTGGAGTAACAGATCTAAGGCAGCATGACCAGAGGCAACATGATTAGGGAGCATGGGTCAGAGACAACATGATCAGAGTTAGAgaatacattaataaaatacattattttcaaattaatatgttaatatttttaaaatatttattttaatagacTTTAATTAATTGGGTTGTTGCATAATtagtcattaatttttttaacaaaaataaattactcaTTAAAATATCATACGGAAATATTAGACTCTTATAAAGTGAGTAATATCAATCATTGGTGATCAATTGAAGAAATGATACTATTTGCACATACATGATCCATTATATGTGTGACACACTTTACCATCTTCTCACATTAGAGGAGTCAAATTTCATATACAAAGCcttagtaaataaattaatctactAACAAAATAAATGGGCATAAATTTCTACAATAGTTTTGTTGTAAAATTAAacctacaaaataataaattgttatgCAAAATTAACGTGTGAAGAAGTCATGTCCTTAAGGATTTGCCCATTTAACAAAACtacaagaaaaaatttatttttattaacctatggagagaaaagagaagaaatgacAAACTTGTTTCAATAAGTGTGTGGAGGTTTAAATAGGtatgacaaatatttaatatcacCCAATTAGCAATGTGAAACTTCTAATTTTGtaacttaattttgaaatattctaaaatatccaacaattttctacaattatttacaaatttaatctAATACATATGAACATACATATCTAGCAAAAATCAAGGATAATCACTCTTATTTATGCACCTTcttgaatttattttgaaatgatttttgttaaaaataatatccTTGGGAATTTACTAAATAAGATTAACTGTGAGCAAGACTATTAGACTACAAAATTTTTCGTTTTAGGCAAAGATTGCATGAGCAACAGGTAACCAACTTGTTAACTAAAAAGTACATTAGGCAACACTTCTTGGTtgccaaaatttatatttcaatgtCGGATGTAACTATAAAGAAAGAAACACTTCTTGGTTCACAACGGCTGTCTATTTAAgatacaattttaatattataaaagtatttaaaagatataatttaatgtcaaataatttatggttattataacatcattgaTTAAACTgattgatattttgatgatcCGAGagtcaatttaaatattttgttgagttaggAATCAAAATGACATCGTCCAATACATATAGGGACTAAAATAATGGTTTACTCAAATATtgttacattaaaaaatatattatgtttgGATAGACAACACACGATGCATAGAATTTTACTAGACAAAATATTTGTATCCacaattttctattaaaaataagtGAATCTACTGGTCAACCAACATTTAGACATTATACCCCtagatttatattaaatttcaatccCATTTTCTAATCTCATTGGATGCAgttcatatacattggaggaaattaaccGTGAATAGCGTTTTAGAGGAAGAGAAGTTAGAAAATGATTCAGAGTTGGACATTGCATCAGAGATGAATATAATTTGGAAAACACTTAATGTTGCTGAAAGGAGAGCATTGAAGAGCAAGTTGCGTGAAATATCATATCTAgagacaacatcaatgtgtACATTACCAAATAAGATCAAAACAGAAGTGCTTTAAAGAGGAAAAAAAGGTaagaagaggaagggatttgaCGTATATCGCAATCCTTCATTTTTTGAGCAGGTGGATGCGTTTTATTCTGATAATGCAACCACTCAAGTCTCTCGGCAAGGACCCATGAAAGCATACCAAAAATCCTCCCaacaagcatccaaacaagtctaTCAACAAGCACTCAAACAAGCCTCTTAGCAAACTGTGATGAGTGAAGTTAGAAAATATCTAGATGGATTTTCTCCTTTAATTGATTCATATATTGAAGACAAAGTTAATGTCAAAGTAGATAAAAACTGTGGATATCGTGCAATGGTTATTTTACTTAGTCATAGTGATGAATATTGGAGCATTGCGTGTCGCCATTTGTATACAGAGATTAAGTTCAAACCTGATTTATATGCTGCATTATTTGAGGAACGTTGGCAATGAGAATAAGATGAGCATTCCAGATATGCTTTAtgcaataatattaaatataatctcgttcttgtcacatttgagaaaaaaatttctttgactTTTTCCCGATTGAGGGGTGTACACAATAGAGATCTATCATGTGATCGTATTATAAGAATTGGTTTTGTTAATAAAGTCACTTGGTTCAGGTTAAATTGAAATCAGGATGTCTGTTACCTCCACTTGCATAGCATTGGAAGGACCACCATAGTGATGAGTCTACATCATGGGCTATAGCTTATGTAGGACATCTACAACATTGACACTCATTAGATTTAGAACTTACATCAAATTTTGGAAGATGATTGACACTTTTGATTTAGAACATACAATTTGTTTCATCTAATGTTTGTATCATCTGTTGTTTGTTTCCTATGCATTTCACATCCCTTTTTATAACATAATTCATTCGCATAATATAcaaaagatgaaaaatatttCTCTTGTTTTTTGCATTTCTGAAATGCTCGAACATAAATCATTTCAACTTTTGTTTCATATCTCATTCTTGTTTACTTTAAAGACCAATAAAGCAGTTGCAATGAAATAAGTCTAAAAcaataaagtatttaaaataaataaagtctaGATAATAACATAATACAATCAAAATACAACTATAGTACTAATGATAATCGTATTCTCTAAATATGTGTAAGGTTCTCTCTAAGTAGACATGTGTCTCATCTTTAGGATCTAGCCTTTGTAAGGCTAAGCTCTATTGTATAAGACCATCTATTATCTAACACCGTGTATGCCATTCATCATGACTCGGACCAAGACCAAcatcatgactaggaccagGACCATCATCATGACTAGGATTAGGACCACCATCATGATTAAGACTAGCACCATTAGGAATTAAACACATGGAAGTGATGCAACAACATAAGGGATCATCCGGAGATAAGATATTCGATAATACTACTAGATGTTTCCCTCAACATACTTATGTGAATATGAGACAGGATACAATCTATTATGGAGGGATCGAACAAAGTTCCTATTCAACATCAGTATCACATATAACAAGCATCGGTGGTGTAGGAGGGATGTGCTGAGTATACCCAAACTATCATATACACCTCTCTGGAAAATATGGTACCATCTTGGAGACCCAACAAATGAATCCAATAAATATCGACACAGACTGAAATCCTATCGTGGCGTCCTCATCGTAATTTGACGTCTACATAACATCAGTAGGTCctaaagcatccaactttgatTTATAATATGCAACATCCCCATATGTTTGTTTAGGAGTCCATTGAAACTTTCTTGGCAGTGAAGATATAGACTTACTCATACTTCGCTTACAGATGTTAGGGaaatattcataaatttatgtctgtaaaataattaaaaagtacaGATAATATAAATGGTAGGAGAAATGAGAACATCTCTACGTGTCATCTCTCAACAAAAGCATATATGAGATTACCATCGATCATTTGGAAACTACATCATTGGAGAGGACGTAACCCAGATGTAGTAATCAATTCATCTATCGGAGTAGGTAATACATATCTGATATCAACAAATTTATCTTGTTTTTTCCCTTTTGAAACAACTTTCAAGACACGTctatcctatttaattaaaataacacataataaattatacaattagtttgtttaatatatatatatatatatatatatatatatatatatatatatatattatattatattatacatgTACTaaactatattatattatacataTACTAAActacaatataaatatattcaacTATACATATTATGCTATACTCTACTATGTAATAAAGTATATTATTTACTAACATGTCGATTTCACACTCTAGCTACAATGTGGTGCTTATAGTCCTTAAGGACGGAAAGATCGAAATGACCTCCTGGAAATAGAGGTTGGTCGAATTGTTGATGATGATGCATATAATCGTGTTGCTCCTCCTGCTCATGTTGTGTATGATCCTCAAACCCATGATCCTGCTACTCCTCCTAATCAAACTAAGAATGGACATAATAATCCTCCTCTTGTTGCATTTATCGGTtcctttttctccttttttcaacaGTGGCTCTGTTATTGTATTGTATATGAGGTCCTAAACCCTATAATTTAagaggtttaaatatgtttttggtccttGAAAATTTGTTTCGTTTGATTTTATCccctgtaatttttttatttatttatacccttgcaaattctaacaagttttaaaaaaagtcttttatgaatcttttttagtaaaaaaatgataacatgaCTATTTTTGGATGAAGTGGCAGATGATGATTGTataattgttgttgactagacaatatttaatatttaatattttaaattaaaatttattttattaacccatttatttatttaattaaaaacttatttattctttattaaCTCATTGAAAACTTATTATTAACTCATTGAAAAGGTataaatgaaacaaacaaaaaaattacatagactaaaatcaaaaccaATTATAaatatcttcttcttcttcttcttcttcttcttcttcttcttcttcttcttcttcttcttcttcttcttcttcttcttctt from Cicer arietinum cultivar CDC Frontier isolate Library 1 chromosome 5, Cicar.CDCFrontier_v2.0, whole genome shotgun sequence carries:
- the LOC140920296 gene encoding uncharacterized protein — its product is MSYYSHFLVATRIPQLCTCQSQMGPHLQYELKSDIVSSGMFGLVTGEDDLSANTILLRLADGFRRGNTEIRLSFVRVFLIERKHHDNRKHKQCNWLLSMARVANHLELLKQVKPFFNGGYSESKASSGSAWLLG